The genomic region TCATGATTTCGGGGACGATCGAGCCGATGGGTACGACCCTTGCCGGACAAAACATCGAGGCGTTTTATCTGTCCATTGAGCATGTCAAACCGCTTTCGGTCGGCCTGAATTGTGCGACGGGCCCTGAGTTTATGCGTGATCACCTGCGGACGCTTGCAGAGCTTGCAACCTCTTATGTCAGTTGCTATCCAAACGCCGGGTTGCCAGATGAGGATGGTCACTACCACGAGACGCCACAGGGTCTTGCCAAAAAAATGGCGGATTTTGCGCAACAGGGGTGGCTCAATATCGCGGGAGGATGCTGCGGCACGACACCTGATCATATTCGCGCGCTAAACGATGCCCTGTCTGCCTTGCCGCCGCGCGCCAAAAGGGATCATCATACACCTGGCATCTCCGGTATTGAGCCTGTGTATATCGAACCGGAGAATCGGCCGCTGCTTGTGGGAGAGCGTACAAACGTGATCGGTTCGCGTAAATTTAAAACGTTGATCGTCAGCGGCCGCTATGAAGACGCCAGTGAGGTTGCCCGGCAGCAGGTAAAAAAAGGGGCGCACATTATCGATGTGTGTCTGGCCGATCCGGATCGCGATGAAGTGGAGGACATGGAGCGCTTCCTGCAGTTTGTCTCGAAAAAGACCAAAGCCCCGCTCATGATTGATTCGACCGATCCGCGCGTGATGGACGTGGGGCTTAAATACTCCCAAGGCAAAGCGATTTTGAACTCCATCAACCTGGAGGACGGCTTGAAGCGCTTTGATGAGGTCGTTCCGCTCATCCACCGCTATGGTGCGGCAGTAGTCGTTGGCGTGATTGACGAAACGGGAATGGCAGTCACGCGGGAGCGAAAGCTTGAAGTCGCGCTGCGCTCCTATCAATTGCTGGTAAATGACTATGGTGTCCACCCAGAAGATATCATTTTTGATCCGCTGGTTTTTCCGGTGGGGACAGGGGATGTAAACTACCTTGGAGCGGCGCGTGAAACAATTGAAGGGATACGCCTGATCAAGGAGAAACTGCCGCAATGCCACACGATTCTTGGCATAAGCAACGTGTCATTCGGCCTGCCGCCTGCTGGTCGCGAGGTATTAAACGCGGTCTTTTTATATCACTGCACAAAGGCTGGTCTCGATTTTGCGATTGTAAACACAGAGAAGCTGGAGCGTTACGCATCCATTGAGCAAGAGGAGCGCGAACTGGCAGAACGGCTGATTTTTGATAATACAGAAGAAAATGTCGCACAGTTCACGGCTTTTTATCGGGAGAAAAAGACTGTCGCGCCCGTGGCGGTCGAGACGCTCCCTCTTGAAGAGCGACTCGCGCGCTACATTGTCGACGGCACAAAAGACGGTTTGACACGCGATTTGGAAGAAGCGCTGTTGACACAAGACCCCCTCTCGATCATCAATGGCCCGCTCATGAAGGGAATGGAAACCGTTGGACGCCTTTTTAACAACAATGAGTTGATTGTCGCAGAGGTGCTGCAAAGCGCTGAGGCGATGAAGGCGGCCGTTTCATTTCTTGAACCGTTCATGGAGCGCGCGGATTCGGCCGTCAAAGGCAAGATTCTGCTCGCTACTGTGAAAGGGGATGTTCACGACATCGGAAAAAACCTTGTCGAGATCATTCTTTCAAACAATGGGTATCACGTTGTGAATCTCGGAATCAAGGTGCCGCCTGAGACGCTGATCGAAGCGTTTCATCGAGAAAAGCCGGACGCGATCGGTCTCTCTGGATTGCTTGTCAAATCGGCGCAACAGATGGTGATCACGGCGCAGGACATGCAGCAGGCGGGGATTGATGTGCCGCTGCTTGTGGGTGGAGCCGCGCTCACGAAGAAGTTCACGGAGACGCGCATCGCGCCGGAGTACGGCGGATTGGTATTGTACGCAAAGGACGCGATGGATGGTCTTGATCTGGCAAATCGATTGAGCAGTGAGGAATTGCGCGAGTCTCTGATCACATCCCTGCGCAAGAGTGTAAAATCTGACGTGATGGGATCGAGTGCACAAGCGGCCGCGACACCGCAGCATCGCTCTGCGGTGTCGGTCATCTCGCGAGACGCGCCAGTCTTTACACCGCCTGATCTTCTTCGGCACGTTCTGCGCGACTATCCTGTCGCATTTCTCGAGCCTTATCTAAACTGGCAGATGCTTCTTGGCAAACACATGGGGTATCGCGGGAATGTTGAGAAGCGACTGCTTGAACGCGAACCAAAAATTGTAGAACTCAAAGCGATGATGGACGATCTGCTGGCTGAG from Ferroacidibacillus organovorans harbors:
- the metH gene encoding methionine synthase; this translates as MKESELEHQLQKRILIMDGAMGTMIQNYNLHEDDFGGAAYDGCNEWLNLTRPDIIRAIHDAYLEAGADLIETNTFGATSLVLAEYGLADRAREVNLAAARIAREAADAKSTPQRPRFVIGAMGPTTKTLSVTGGTTFDALTDTYEQQALALLEGGVDALLLETAQDMLNVKAGGIGIRRAFSLAKREVPVMISGTIEPMGTTLAGQNIEAFYLSIEHVKPLSVGLNCATGPEFMRDHLRTLAELATSYVSCYPNAGLPDEDGHYHETPQGLAKKMADFAQQGWLNIAGGCCGTTPDHIRALNDALSALPPRAKRDHHTPGISGIEPVYIEPENRPLLVGERTNVIGSRKFKTLIVSGRYEDASEVARQQVKKGAHIIDVCLADPDRDEVEDMERFLQFVSKKTKAPLMIDSTDPRVMDVGLKYSQGKAILNSINLEDGLKRFDEVVPLIHRYGAAVVVGVIDETGMAVTRERKLEVALRSYQLLVNDYGVHPEDIIFDPLVFPVGTGDVNYLGAARETIEGIRLIKEKLPQCHTILGISNVSFGLPPAGREVLNAVFLYHCTKAGLDFAIVNTEKLERYASIEQEERELAERLIFDNTEENVAQFTAFYREKKTVAPVAVETLPLEERLARYIVDGTKDGLTRDLEEALLTQDPLSIINGPLMKGMETVGRLFNNNELIVAEVLQSAEAMKAAVSFLEPFMERADSAVKGKILLATVKGDVHDIGKNLVEIILSNNGYHVVNLGIKVPPETLIEAFHREKPDAIGLSGLLVKSAQQMVITAQDMQQAGIDVPLLVGGAALTKKFTETRIAPEYGGLVLYAKDAMDGLDLANRLSSEELRESLITSLRKSVKSDVMGSSAQAAATPQHRSAVSVISRDAPVFTPPDLLRHVLRDYPVAFLEPYLNWQMLLGKHMGYRGNVEKRLLEREPKIVELKAMMDDLLAEVKRDHLITANAVYQFFPAQADGDRILIFDPKDHTRLLETFDFPRQKADLHLCLADFVRPREQGVMDYVAFLTVTTGAGIRAASTELRQKGDYLRSHAIQALALELAEAFAERLHHMLRDGWGFPDPSELTMRERFIARYQGIRVSFGYPACPRLDDQEILFRLLQPEEIGVELTDGFMMDPEASVSAMVFAHPEARYFNVDMDEDQM